One genomic window of Pagrus major chromosome 22, Pma_NU_1.0 includes the following:
- the LOC141017579 gene encoding delayed-rectifier potassium channel regulatory subunit KCNS3-like: MGYGQILHQQGNEEDQVHLNVGGVRHEVDPDTLLRFPHTRLARLLHCRSEAAILELCDDYSPAEKEYYFDRNPRVFLCVLNFYRTGRIHMMEELCVFSFSQEIEYWGIQELHLSSCCNNWYHERKDYIEDRDWDIRSDDQQQPSFDSSFEELSALDKDLAKFKGAWCAEVRSYVWLRLEDPGHSRGSKIIAVASLSLVLTSIVAMCVHSMPEFQQVDDNDRPIEDPVLAILEEICIACFSAEFIIRLIVAPSRRKFLGNPLNIIDVASILPYYATLALETADEVSAEESEDLENVGKVVQVLRLMRVLRILKLARHSIGLRALGATVRHSYHEVGLLLLFLSVGISIFSALIYFAEKEEDDTVLGTIPWGWWWATITMTTVGYGDTYPVTLAGKIVATLCIICGLLVVALPITIIFNKFSKYYQRNKAMEGQAITKPERQDPELPYYNIRDLFTESVYPFIGAFAFRNSESSAGDDTDASSLQDIEVYDNDTCENGAAK, encoded by the coding sequence ATGGGGTATGGGCAAATCCTACACCAGCAGGGGAATGAGGAGGACCAGGTCCACCTCAACGTGGGAGGTGTGCGACATGAAGTGGATCCGGACACGCTGCTCCGCTTCCCTCACACACGCCTGGCTCGTCTGCTGCACTGCCGAAGTGAGGCGGCGATCCTGGAGCTGTGCGACGACTACAGCCCGGCCGAGAAGGAGTACTACTTCGACAGGAATCCCCGGGTTTTCCTCTGCGTGCTCAACTTCTACCGCACGGGGCGTATCCACATGATGGAGGAGCTGTGCGTCTTCTCCTTCAGCCAGGAGATCGAGTACTGGGGCATCCAGGAGCTCCACCTGAGTTCCTGCTGTAACAACTGGTACCACGAGAGGAAGGACTACATCGAGGACAGAGACTGGGACATCAGGAGTGACGACCAGCAGCAGCCGAGCTTCGACTCTTCCTTCGAGGAGCTCTCTGCTCTCGATAAGGACCTTGCCAAGTTTAAAGGCGCCTGGTGTGCAGAGGTGAGGAGCTACGTTTGGCTCCGACTGGAGGATCCAGGTCACTCCAGAGGCTCAAAGATCATTGCCGTGGCCTCCCTCAGCCTGGTGTTGACCTCTATCGTTGCCATGTGCGTCCACAGCATGCCTGAATTTCAGCAGGTGGACGACAATGACAGACCCATCGAGGACCCTGTCCTCGCCATCCTGGAAGAGATCTGCATCGCTTGCTTCTCTGCCGAGTTCATCATCAGGCTGATTGTTGCGCCCTCTCGCAGGAAGTTCCTCGGAAACCCCTTGAACATCATCGATGTTGCCTCAATTTTGCCATACTACGCCACTCTAGCTCTGGAAACAGCCGACGAGGTGAGCGCAGAGGAGAGCGAGGACTTAGAAAATGTAGGGAAGGTGGTGCAGGTTCTGCGCCTCATGAGGGTTCTCCGAATCCTCAAACTTGCACGTCACTCCATCGGGCTGCGAGCGCTGGGTGCCACCGTCCGCCACAGCTACCATGAGGTGGGCCtgctccttcttttcctctccgtGGGGATATCCATCTTTTCCGCCCTCATCTACTTtgcagagaaggaggaggatgacaCAGTTTTGGGGACTATCCcttgggggtggtggtgggcaACAATCACCATGACCACCGTCGGTTACGGCGACACTTATCCTGTGACGTTGGCGGGGAAGATAGTGGCCACCTTGTGTATCATCTGTGGGCTGTTAGTGGTGGCTCTgcccatcaccatcatcttcaatAAGTTTTCAAAGTATTATCAAAGAAACAAAGCCATGGAGGGACAGGCTATCACAAAACCTGAGAGACAAGACCCAGAACTCCCTTATTATAACATCAGAGACCTGTTCACAGAGAGTGTTTACCCCTTTATAGGAGCTTTCGCCTTCAGGAACAGTGAGAGCAGCGCAGGGGACGACACAGATGCCTCCAGTCTCCAGGACATAGAGGTGTATGATAATGACACCTGTGAAAATGGGGCAGCAAAATGA